A genome region from Gigantopelta aegis isolate Gae_Host chromosome 3, Gae_host_genome, whole genome shotgun sequence includes the following:
- the LOC121367569 gene encoding uncharacterized protein LOC121367569, which yields MSQTFEECLQTFIKHVEELNKEDESGCNGYLREFVRIREIQKSNKDSGHFQAEAGKKSVNIKKNRFKDIIPFDASRVVLSTLDGVEDSDYINASFIKNIDGKRGYIAAQGPLPNTVDDFWRMLWEYNTEIVFMACLVQEDGKRKCEKYWPDLGKSHKFGNITVKLESEKEIAQDFIKRELTAESNGQVHHLIQFQYKGWADHGIPRTPAEIRKIIGKMRETRLKEDIPVVIHCSAGCGRTGTICAVDYVWNLLLYRRLSEGFSLFDIIKTIREQRQSMVQTPDQYELVHLVVRELCEEMMNDSDEAEYVNAHFEEVYTNADVIDNPDLTEDLYQDIGISSADTTKQKPVIMAEKPIIKRKPEIVERQTITKDDSKSLVSTSGQNAPTKHSYENVAPKVNGAGFKTVIKNVNTTRAEIVKNKPHPVETQKNKMSDSQPAGAMATKTDHSQTGTTKHVPNGATASQSAAFIGDNVYSKVEQNKVQQTPPGGSTAVAEEEYAPVDFKMKDEPVCVESQMGSNSGPQHSFLYENHILPSTSYENYNLPAAESKTSIPASRPVITPEDDAPVLPDRRYDPQEIHPAHSKPNAKNLAPPPPATGHSGVQVLNLAAAKGQGHSGVQVMNPASTKGQGPPGVQVMNPTAARGQGHSGVQVMNPAAASGQGHSGVQVMNPAGPRGQGNPGVQVINSAPAKSGQQTKGTDGVRIKCDGGRQPQTWGFHGPRIVEQSWLAPNIGVQHAGGSVRSRRSMKSAGPQHVAYNINQYNNVQMQHGSGGQTVPPKKGIVQQLLGGTRDRYVSKGTHGIGYENTEIGFPSRVGHPRGSRPLPQSWINPR from the exons AGAATAAGAGAAATCCAAAAATCCAACAAAGACAGTGGCCATTTTCAGGCTGAAGCTGGGAAGAAGAGTGTTAATATCAAGAAGAACAGATTTAAAGACATTATTCCAT TTGATGCCAGTCGTGTTGTGCTCTCGACGCTAGATGGAGTGGAAGACTCGGATTACATCAATGCTAGCTTCATCAAG aacatTGATGGAAAGCGTGGCTACATTGCGGCTCAGGGTCCTCTCCCAAACACGGTTGATGACTTCTGGCGCATGCTGTGGGAGTACAACACAGAGATTGTCTTCATGGCCTGTCTCGTACAGGAGGACGGAAAG cGCAAGTGTGAAAAGTATTGGCCAGATCTTGGTAAAAGTCATAAATTTGGAAACATTACAGTTAAATTA GAATCTGAGAAAGAGATTGCTCAAGATTTCATAAAAAGGGAGCTCACTGCTGAATCAAATGGCCAAGTTCACCACTTGATACAGTTTCAGTATAAGGGCTGGGCAGATCACGGGATTCCACGCACTCCGGCAGAAATTCGCAAAATTATCGGAAAGATGCGAGAAACGAGACTCAAGGAAGACATCCCTGTTGTTATTCACTGCAG TGCTGGTTGTGGCAGGACAGGAACCATCTGTGCTGTGGACTATGTGTGGAATTTACTTCTTTACAGG AGATTATCTGAAGGTTTCAGTCTTTTTGACATTATAAAAACTATTCGAGAACAGCGACAGTCCATGGTCCAGACACCG gacCAATATGAGCTTGTTCATCTTGTGGTCAGGGAGCTGTGTGAGGAGATGATGAATGATTCGGACGAAGCGGAGTACGTCAATGCCCACTTTGAAGAG gTGTATACCAATGCTGATGTTATCGACAATCCAG accTGACTGAGGATTTGTATCAAGACATTGGTATCAGTAGTGCAGACACAACCAAGCAGAAACCTGTAATCATGGCAGAGAAGCCAATTATTAAACGGAAGCCAGAAATTGTGGAAAGACAGACAATTACGAAAGATGACAGCAAAAGTCTAGTTTCAACTTCTGGACAAAATGCTCCCACGAAACATTCTTATGAGAATGTTGCACCCAAAGTTAACGGGGCAGGTTTTaaaactgtaataaaaaatgtcaacaCTACAAGAGCTGAAATCGTGAAGAATAAACCACACCCAGTTGAAActcagaaaaacaaaatgtctgatTCTCAGCCAGCTGGTGCCATGGCAACCAAGACTGACCATTCACAGACTGGCACTACGAAACATGTTCCTAATGGAGCTACAGCCAGCCAATCAGCGGCTTTCATTGGTGACAATGTTTATTCCAAGGTGGAGCAGAACAAAGTTCAACAAACACCACCAGGGGGCAGCACTGCAGTGGCAGAAGAAGAATATGCTCCGGtggattttaaaatgaaag ATGAACCGGTTTGTGTGGAATCACAAATGGGAAGTAACTCTGGTCCACAGCACTCATTCTTGTATGAAAATCATATTTTGCCATCAACCAGCTATGAAAATTACAATCTCCCCGCAG CTGAATCTAAAACATCAATCCCTGCTTCTCGACCAGTAATCACACCAGAG gaTGATGCTCCGGTTCTACCAGACAGACGTTATGATCCACAAG aaatTCATCCAGCTCATTCCAAACCTAATGCCAAGAACTTGGCTCCACCACCACCTGCAACGGGCCATTCTGGGGTGCAGGTTTTGAACTTAGCTGCTGCTAAAGGTCAAGGCCATTCCGGTGTGCAGGTCATGAACCCAGCTTCAACCAAAGGTCAAGGTCCTCCTGGGGTGCAGGTTATGAACCCAACTGCAGCCAGAGGTCAAGGCCATTCTGGTGTCCAGGTCATGAACCCAGCTGCAGCTAGTGGTCAAGGTCATTCTGGCGTGCAGGTCATGAACCCAGCTGGACCCAGAGGTCAAGGTAATCCTGGGGTGCAGGTCATAAACTCTGCTCCAGCTAAGTCTGGACAGCAGACAAAGGGCACTGATGGAGTGAGAATCAAGTGTGACGGTGGCCGACAACCACAGACCTGGGGATTCCATGGACCAAGAATCGTAGAGCAGTCTTGGCTTGCTCCCAACATTGGCGTGCAGCATGCAGGGGGGAGTGTGCGTAGCAGGAGGAGCATGAAGTCGGCGGGACCACAGCATGTCGCATATAACATAAACCAGTACAACAATGTTCAGATGCAGCATGGGAGTGGTGGGCAGACCGTGCCACCGAAGAAGGGAATTGTGCAGCAGTTACTG GGTGGTACCAGAG ATCGTTATGTCAGCAAAGGGACACATGGGATTGGCTATGAAAATACTGAGATAG